The window AGATGTGTATAAGAGACAGAGTAAATACTCACCAGTCTTCAAATCTTGGTTTGTCTACCAGTCATCTACACCATGCCTTTTCATCAGATAGCTGGAGTACCACCAATAGGTGTGAAGCTTCTACCTGGGTGCATTTGTTAGAATCTCCCAGTCCCCTAGGTTATCAAGAAGCTTTACTCTTATGTCCGCATTCAGAAGATGAATGGGTAGCCTGGATTCCCGATCATGGGGAAGAAGTGCTACATATCAGCCAATTTTGTGTTAATTACTAATTTAACAAGTATTAAAAGCACTTTGAGGCTAAATGCTCAACTGTGGTTCCCGAAATACAAGTACCTGTTAGGTTTGTCCCTGTTAAGTTAGTTCCATCTAACTCAGCACAAAGTAAATTAGCACCAGTCAGATTCGCACCAGCTAAGTTAGCCCCGCGCAGATCGGATTCTTCCAAATTAGCTTGAGTTAAGGTAGCACCTTGCAGATCCGCTTGGCTGAGATCGGCACCTTGTAGGTTAGCACCATTCAGGTTAGCTCCTCGTAAGTCAGCACCACGCAAATCTACTCCTTGCAAGTTAACACCCATCAGGTTAGCACCGCTCAAAAACGCACCTGCTAAGGAAGCCTGTGTCAATTTGGCTCCCATTAAGTTGGCACCTCGAAGGTTACTTCCTCTCAAGTCTGCTCCTGTCAGATCGGCTTGCATCAGGTTAGCCCCTAGTAAACTAGCGCGTAAGTCTGCTTTTACTAAATTAGCGCCTAAAAAGTTGGCTCCTTCTAAACGCGCTCCTTCTAGGTTGGAGTGAGAGAAGTTAGCGCCAACCAGTGTTGCACCAGCGAGGTTAACTCGACGTAGATCTAACGGGCTTAAGTCTTCATCTTCTAAATTAGCACCAGGGAGATTTTTAGTTTTTCCTTGACGG is drawn from Merismopedia glauca CCAP 1448/3 and contains these coding sequences:
- a CDS encoding pentapeptide repeat-containing protein; translation: MNDLAALRQGKTKNLPGANLEDEDLSPLDLRRVNLAGATLVGANFSHSNLEGARLEGANFLGANLVKADLRASLLGANLMQADLTGADLRGSNLRGANLMGAKLTQASLAGAFLSGANLMGVNLQGVDLRGADLRGANLNGANLQGADLSQADLQGATLTQANLEESDLRGANLAGANLTGANLLCAELDGTNLTGTNLTGTCISGTTVEHLASKCF